In Deinococcus psychrotolerans, a genomic segment contains:
- a CDS encoding lysozyme inhibitor LprI family protein, with the protein MKLTAQSFLSPVVLSATLILSLPAFAQTDVCKSETISDMQKCADQNLKQSEKALNAEYQQLVATLSDKKATDMLKNLQAAENLWIRTRTADCKLYKTFYKGGSLADVSVTNCMDAAAKQRLTVLQSFKDEFSR; encoded by the coding sequence ATGAAACTCACTGCCCAGTCTTTCCTCTCTCCAGTAGTCTTGAGCGCAACTTTGATACTCAGTCTGCCTGCTTTCGCCCAGACTGACGTGTGCAAGTCGGAAACGATTAGCGACATGCAGAAGTGCGCCGATCAAAATCTCAAGCAATCCGAAAAGGCACTCAACGCAGAATATCAACAACTCGTGGCCACACTGAGCGACAAAAAAGCCACGGACATGCTCAAAAATCTGCAAGCTGCCGAGAACTTATGGATCAGGACGAGAACAGCTGACTGCAAGCTCTATAAGACCTTTTACAAAGGCGGAAGTTTGGCTGATGTCAGCGTTACCAACTGTATGGACGCTGCGGCCAAACAACGGCTGACGGTTCTGCAAAGTTTTAAGGACGAGTTCTCGCGCTAA
- a CDS encoding lipase family protein, producing MADFQQKQDGTPKPALPKIPSPAPLPTAHTAASKPPESSGSPLDRLELRRQQELARQANTSKGAASSPAQAAQQLHDLIEAQTKREATQGTPATLLLGVENAADLRLGSTRKLVKDEGFWSGPRYSSLEGAQGLAPMLNQLRASGQLPAVLSAYQSRYGQSLYAVLGERIRDTNARERLLKLLPDPLSEPQLTHDAFLEQLAVGYSYLNDSASGLQDMTKEPRRGANPHDILTHFGYQAGAAIQGKWGFQMRVFTPVPGKAKWPGAIVAFRGTEGIQFKPRDPKSAEGSLDTLIGDLAPAQVGYNQINANADLIAVNMRAAAKYGPLTLTGHSLGGALAQIAATRFMAQTRQVVTFQSPAIAKADVDKVAKYNAAHGNQGVASRHYRIDGDVVPTSGDGDLPGSITYFDRVSKAKGSAGPYPPITLKADSLDLTRASSGHVTPMLSTYLRGRGAHDADQQTLVRSGLRDEATLDAKAPQDVGMVAAGNYTTANDPRINIEAKRQTTSVKAMRAAGLYQDVFEANIAYNTMLASVEQLAKDPQVSKTYAGFRTAAVKLLGGTSRLPMNEFDKQLGQQLKLPTTESDYRHPMMTGFGPPIYPLKDSAFVEMRDGGVEIPNAVRAQILLRLPTVWDSWHPESRP from the coding sequence ATGGCCGACTTCCAGCAAAAGCAAGACGGTACACCCAAGCCCGCGCTGCCAAAAATACCCAGTCCTGCGCCGCTCCCTACCGCGCACACCGCAGCTTCAAAGCCGCCTGAGTCAAGTGGCTCGCCTTTAGACCGCTTGGAACTGCGGCGGCAGCAGGAACTGGCCCGGCAGGCCAATACCTCAAAGGGTGCGGCCAGCTCTCCGGCGCAGGCCGCACAGCAACTCCATGACCTTATTGAAGCGCAGACCAAGCGTGAGGCTACGCAGGGCACGCCCGCCACGCTGCTCCTCGGAGTAGAGAATGCCGCCGATCTGCGCCTGGGTTCGACCCGGAAATTGGTCAAGGACGAAGGCTTTTGGTCGGGGCCACGTTACTCGTCACTCGAAGGCGCTCAGGGCTTGGCACCCATGTTGAACCAATTGCGGGCCTCAGGGCAACTTCCCGCCGTGCTGAGCGCTTATCAAAGTCGCTACGGCCAGAGCCTTTATGCCGTGCTGGGCGAGCGAATCCGCGATACCAATGCCAGAGAGCGGCTGCTCAAGTTACTTCCTGACCCTCTTTCTGAGCCGCAGCTCACCCATGACGCTTTTCTGGAGCAGTTGGCGGTGGGCTACAGCTACCTCAACGACTCGGCCAGTGGCCTGCAAGATATGACCAAAGAACCGCGCCGGGGAGCCAATCCGCACGACATCCTGACTCATTTCGGTTACCAAGCTGGGGCGGCTATTCAGGGCAAATGGGGCTTTCAGATGCGGGTCTTTACGCCGGTTCCTGGCAAAGCCAAATGGCCGGGAGCCATCGTCGCCTTCCGGGGCACCGAGGGAATCCAGTTTAAGCCGCGCGATCCCAAAAGCGCTGAAGGCTCGCTCGATACCCTTATCGGTGACCTCGCGCCTGCCCAAGTCGGCTACAACCAGATCAATGCCAACGCCGACCTGATCGCCGTGAATATGCGGGCCGCCGCCAAATACGGCCCGCTGACCCTGACCGGGCACTCGCTCGGCGGCGCACTGGCCCAAATCGCGGCGACCCGCTTCATGGCCCAGACCCGTCAAGTCGTGACCTTTCAGTCGCCTGCCATTGCCAAAGCAGACGTGGACAAAGTCGCCAAGTACAACGCGGCTCACGGCAATCAGGGCGTGGCTTCCCGCCATTACCGCATCGACGGCGACGTGGTACCGACCTCCGGCGACGGCGACTTACCGGGCAGCATCACTTACTTTGACCGCGTCAGCAAGGCCAAAGGCAGCGCCGGGCCTTACCCACCGATTACCCTCAAGGCCGACAGTCTGGATTTGACCCGTGCCAGTTCCGGCCACGTTACGCCGATGCTCAGCACCTACTTGCGCGGACGTGGAGCGCACGACGCCGATCAGCAGACTTTGGTGCGTTCGGGCCTGCGCGACGAGGCGACGCTGGATGCCAAAGCCCCGCAGGACGTGGGCATGGTCGCGGCGGGCAACTACACCACCGCCAACGATCCGCGCATCAACATCGAGGCCAAGCGCCAAACCACTTCGGTCAAGGCCATGCGGGCAGCGGGGCTGTATCAGGACGTCTTTGAAGCCAACATCGCTTACAACACCATGCTGGCGAGCGTGGAGCAGCTTGCCAAAGACCCGCAGGTGAGCAAGACCTATGCGGGTTTCCGAACCGCTGCCGTCAAACTGCTCGGAGGAACTTCACGCCTGCCGATGAACGAGTTTGACAAGCAGTTGGGTCAGCAGCTCAAGCTTCCAACCACCGAAAGCGATTACCGGCATCCGATGATGACCGGCTTCGGCCCGCCGATTTACCCGCTGAAAGACAGCGCCTTCGTTGAGATGCGGGACGGAGGGGTTGAAATTCCGAATGCAGTGCGGGCGCAAATTTTGCTTAGATTACCAACTGTTTGGGACTCTTGGCATCCAGAGAGCAGACCATGA